From Branchiostoma floridae strain S238N-H82 chromosome 5, Bfl_VNyyK, whole genome shotgun sequence:
CGACGGAAAAAAAGAGGTGCTCCTCTACAAGATTACTCCGCAGACTTGCCGGGAACAGAAACCCGAAGGATCGCAGGTCCTGCTCAGTGGCGACAGGAAAGGTCTTCGCGACCTGTCCGTCCCCGCTGTCGGCTGCCAGCCACTCATCGCAGAAGAAGTAGAACCTGTTGTTCCATGATTTAATAGCAAAATAACTTAGATTGATTCTAAGGTCAGGAATAGGGATTGTTTAAAGCTAGTGAAGTATGAAACGGAGAAAGTCTAAAGTTTGATTATTAGGACGTAAGTTTCATATTATTTTAATCACGCGGCAAGATATGCAAGCTTAATTTTTGACACCATCCATCAAAAAGAACTGAATTGCAGTCGTGTCTGTTCTTCGCCATGATAAAAACTAtatcttttcaaaatatcatatctaacttcatcacaaaactaaacatAATGTGTAGATCCTTCTCGGTCGTGCACTTTATAGATGAGATTGAATTGACGAATCTAAGCAGCCTAAAAACTCACAGTTTGCCTGTGGTGAGATCCTGCACTGCTGCTCTGTCCACGTTCCACGATGCACGGCTCCCCTCCCCACTATTGTCGTGCATGAGCTGCAGCAGCGCCACGTTACCCAGCTGTTCTGCTGTGCTGAAGTTCAGCGTCACCTGGCTGCCTTGGGTGAAAACCTAAACAGCAACATTCGACCTGTTAGGATCTACCTGAAAACATTTATACGGAATAAAATGGACGCTTAAGTAATTTGATGCCTGACCTTCTCTGCGATGCTGACCACTCTCACTCCGGAGGTCGCCTCATCTCCACACAGGTTGAAGGAAACGGTGGACTCCGTCCCGGCATGCTTAGCGGTGCCGGTCCAAATGTGGAGGCGGTACCGGAAATCGTTCTGCAGGTCATCCAGATTGATTGAAGGGCTTTTCTGTAAGGATGTACGAAGAAATTGAGGATCATTGCGCactgtaaaaatatataaaCAGCTGATAGACAACACATCATGATGGCATTGTCGACAATCTCTACGTACCTTCCTCTTTAATCTGAGGCCAGTAACCTTCATTATGACCAACGTAAGCAGAAAGAGGCAGTCCACCACGAAGATGGTTGTCAACACCGCGCCGTTGTCACGTAAATCACTAAGCGTTAAGGCTCCGAAGTCGACCGTGTCCGGTGGTGTGGCGAAATCGCTTCCGAACGCCGTCAGATGGTTACAGTGGCAGATGATGTTGTTAATCGTGGACTGGTTGCTAATCTAAAGGGTAGACAGAAATTTAAATCTTTgtcgataaaaacgactaatcCAAATTAGCATTTGCATGTTTAGAAATGTTACATTGGTCGTTAACAGTCTaataatttacatgtactctTAGTCATATTGTCATTATGTTAATTAGTATTCCGAATATGTTGACATACTTCATGTTAAACCTTTTATGGTAATTATTGGAATAATCAATCATCAATGAAATGGTTACAATCGGTTACAAATTAGATTATAATCGTATAAGATATCATTTACTATTAATAGTTGAtaaaatggtacaaaaaaacTCTTGCAAGTTTGGCAATATAATATGGCTGTTTTACCCACCGTGCAGCCTTCCGGCCTCCAGGCGTCCTCTGTCTCGCTCCAAAAGACGCAGCTCAGACGGGCCCACTGGATCTGGTAGGCGTAGAAGGAATTTGCGAGTACATGCTTTTCCTCTGTTCGCTCATTGACGTCACACTCGCTCACCGGTCCTGAAAGACGAAGACAATTCCTTCCTCATAAGAAACTTACTTTATTACATTCCAAAACTCCATCTGGCCTATGTGATGACGTATGTACACTTTTGACAATGGTAGAGCATGAAGAGAATATTTAAAGATCTTTGTTTTTTTACGGTATTGAGTACCAATTAAAACCTCAAGAAACCACTGCCGAAAATCTGTATACAGTTTCGACTGCTGCAAACGTTTACCTTATTCAGTTTGTCGGAGAGACTAAAGTTTATTTATGTCTTAATGATGAGAAATGCAAACTGAAATATCTCACCTAGAATTTGGACTTTGACATAGTAGTCCACTGGATCTTTGACTCCTTTAATGAACATCCTTGCCTCCGTCTTGTCGCCTCCATCCCCACCCAGAGTTTCCATCAGGGAACACTCCTTGGGTAGAACGTACGTCTCCATGGACACGTCGTAGTTTTGGTCATCAGGGCGGCCGCCGTACCTGCCCCACACGCCGTACACCACGCTAGTGTTCAGCGGGGTGATTGTGACCAGGAACGCTTCTGCAGTGCTGTTGAGGTTCAGCAAATGGTAGGCCGAACTTCGGTTTCCTGGGAGGGGGTAGGTGATGATTTTTGTCGCCGGTGTGTTTCTGGACTTTCCAGGAATGGTGATTATGAAGTCTTCAGTGAGGTCGTTGAAGACCAAGGGTTTGTAGTTTTTCTGGCGAATCGTCAGTTCCATGACAGAAGAGTGGGCCTGATATTGGCCAAGGCCCCAGGTGAATGGGTTTTCCTGGTACTGAGTCAACTGAAAgtaatggaatttttgttactCCTTTAAAGTGAAATTTGAGGTCAGCACATTTCTGTTCTTCATTTCAGATTATTTTTTCGTTGTTTACTGTCCCCACAAGATAGAAGACAACCTTATAAGCGTTACtaatttacaaaaaatatgtTAAACTAAAGCTGTAATGTCAGTCAAGGTGTTCACCTCACCTTTTTCATGAAGATGATTAGAAAGAGATTTGAGAGGCTACTTTAATTTGATTCTGTTGGAAAGCCCAAAGGATGAGAAGTCATTTATTGAATGCTGACAGAAGAAAGGGAGGAAGAAAGGGAGGACTGTTACCTTTACAGTGATGTTGTGAGGTGGATGTTCCGGAAAAAGTGCAGTTTGTGATGGGAACTGGAACCCCCCATCCTCCGTCTGCACCACCTGGCCCCCAAACATGGAGCCCCGGATCTTCTGTGCTTTCAGAGTAACACCACTTCTCTTGATAGTTACTGGCGGGGCTCCAAGTCTCATGGGGTCGGTAACGGCGTTAGACAGATCATCCAGGACCTGGCGGCTTTTCTGGACAATCTTTTTCTTCTAATAGTGAAAGAAAGCATTACACTGCAAACACCAGTGGTGGAAATATGCCActtagataaaaagaaaaaaaacacaaacaaaatactaTAAAAGTACTAACTTTCCAACAGAAGCTTACGAACGGTTAATAGCACACATACAAAAGAGCCAAGTCATTGCCCGAAAATGTTGAGCTTGCCCGCCAAAAACAACACATGTATTATATGTGGTAGTCAGCATCTTTTGATGTAGAAAAAAGACGGTAAATGCATTGGGGAAATACATAATTTGTCATAAGCGTTTCAGGCCTCCGACAACTTCATGTCACATAATGCTTGAACGGCTTTCGCTAGAGCCACCAGATTTGGTAACTTTTCCTGAAATTGAGATGCCAATAATTTTCCAAAATTTGGTTTTCCATTCTGTTGTGTTGCTTTGGCATCCAGTTgttgacaggcatatttttacGAAAATCGCTAACTTCGGTTCTAACGGTTATCACATGATTAAAATCTTATTTGATTTGGTATAtctttgaaaatcaaatatgcataaattatgcttatTTCATAACATCATTAGTGAAAATCCTAGACGGCGGACCGTATTTCTAGGTCAAGTACAACTTTGGTATTACACTATTCATAACTACCTGTTATTGTTTCCTCAGAAGACGTTCAAATGAAATTTTAAAGTCGATTTTCAGTGTATTTTGCGTCATTCTGGCGTCATTGCTATTGATAAAAGAGGTCGAAGTAGACATTATTATTCTAATATCTAcaattgttgttacatttttgtttatctttaagttttctgggaatacattttttcatgtttttttgcagCCAATACAATCACATAGATGACGTCAAAATTGCATCATGAATATTCCTTTTGCATTAGTCATAAAATATTTGGTGGCCATATGAAAAGCCGTTTAGGAGTAATAGGAGTTTCAAACATGGTCCTCAAAAGCGACCCCCTCCCTCCTCCATCAACAAAGTCCGGTCTGAATAAAGTGAATCATTAAGCAGCTAATTTTCACCTCAGTTCGCTGTTCTTCCTCCTCTTGTTTCGCCTTTTGAGCGCGCTCCTCTGGAGAGACATGATCGTCCTCTACTGCATGCGTTTGAAGATTCCCGTCATTCGCTTCTGCATCTTTCACAGGTTCATAAAGAAGAGTAGCGACTGACTCCACTAAAGCTGCAAAAGAAATCGGAAACACCCCGTGAATACTTTCATCGATATGATTGCTTACTCGATTACTACGATTAATTTTGAGAACGTGAAACCCAAAATACTGCTGTACATGTCAGAAACACTGCAAAATGCAAAGGGACTGTACCAAAACTTCTAAATCAATCCGAACGGATTTTTTATACAAGTCAAGTCAGAAACATTGCAAGGCACTACTAGACTCCTCCAAAGCTACTAAATACACCGGAAAGTCTTTTACACAAGTGAAAAACATTTTAAGGTATCTACATACTAAAAGGAACATAAAGTCTCTGCTACAGC
This genomic window contains:
- the LOC118416386 gene encoding uncharacterized protein LOC118416386, which codes for MTTAVNQDTDQSSFLVSDLSPDSDYIISVTSLFLTDGWRSESETSVIHSSTAMSSSTDLQFVDVTESEFRFTWVPPDAVVTGYRIMYGLEEATEHLIPSPGPGDRSAVIRGLQADSMYKVEIITIGVQRESAPLVGYHTTGEYMTCHSDINNNAGRFNQGNNCNRPNQSDDLVFHQPDDINYSSKDTGIYFNQGSIKQSSTISPGGSGTRLADQAPDNILDSIYADAFSPSLLDVLQRLGQDISGDNDGAVGLEQPTPTAEEKSENTALNVLESITSKLGKLDMSDPSTVESVGGPLVESVATLLYEPVKDAEANDGNLQTHAVEDDHVSPEERAQKAKQEEEEQRTEKKKIVQKSRQVLDDLSNAVTDPMRLGAPPVTIKRSGVTLKAQKIRGSMFGGQVVQTEDGGFQFPSQTALFPEHPPHNITVKLTQYQENPFTWGLGQYQAHSSVMELTIRQKNYKPLVFNDLTEDFIITIPGKSRNTPATKIITYPLPGNRSSAYHLLNLNSTAEAFLVTITPLNTSVVYGVWGRYGGRPDDQNYDVSMETYVLPKECSLMETLGGDGGDKTEARMFIKGVKDPVDYYVKVQILGEIFQFAFLIIKT